AAAGAGCGGATCGTTTGTTGTATGAAGCCAAAGGGGCAGGGCGCAATCAAGTCATGACAGGCTAAGGAAGCGTTCACTAGGGTCTGAAAAACACTAACTTATCGCTCCCTATGCTTTGTTTGGTCGGTTTTTATTGAGGTTCTAGATAGCCTATCAGAAAGTCGTCAAACGGCATTTCTTCTATTGCTTCAAGACGTTGTTGCTCTGCAATTGAGGCAGTGGCTTGTTCTGCATACGTCTGTAGCAATTGCCTTGATAGAGGTTGAGCCAGCCATTGTGATTGTTGTTGTTTTGACAGCTTTAACATGGCGGCGTGATAACCATTATGTTGCTGGCATAGCTGTAAGAGTTGCGCGGAAGGTAACTTACTGGCATCTTTCAGTTTTTCTTTCTGTTGCTGTACGGCTTCAAGATAAGCCATATTACCCGTTTGTGACACTAGGAAATGCGCCACTTCTTCCAGCGCTTCCAATACATTATTTGCTTTATCTGCCAACTTGACAGGCCCATGGCCAAAGTCAAAGTCTTTCTGTAAATCTCGGCCGTGAGCGGCAATCTGTTGTTGTAAAGAACGCAGCTTGTTGCATTCTTCTGCATCCAATCGTTCGTCTCCTCGCAACATACAAAACAACAAAAAGACGTCAATAAAATACAAGGTAGAGGCTTGCATACCGATAGGAGAAGATGGATCCAAGTCCATAATGCGTACTTCTATGTATTCGACGCCACGAGATTGCAAGGCGGCACTGGGGTGTTCACCTGATCGAGTGACCCTTTTGGGACGAATGTCACTGTAGTACTCGTTTTCAATTTGCAGCAAATTGGTGTTTAACTGGCGATATTGCCCATTCACTTTTGTGCCTATATCCTGATATTTTTGATAAGGCGTCTGTAGGGCTTTCTTTATGGTGCTGATGTAAGTATCCACTTCGTTGTAGCACACATATAAATCCGCTTGAGCCTTATTTTGATAACCTAAGTCACTCATGCGCAATGACGTTGCTTGAGGGCCATACCAGGTGTGATCCCTCAGTTCTTCTAGACTGCTGGGCTTGCTTGGTAAAAAACTGCTGTCGATGGCGGGTGAAGCGCCAAACAGAAGGGATAAAAGCCAAGAGTTGCGACGGAAATTACGGATTAACGCGAAGTAACTGTCAGATTGAAACTTCTGTTGCTCTGCAGTAGT
The window above is part of the Marinomonas sp. THO17 genome. Proteins encoded here:
- the gshA gene encoding glutamate--cysteine ligase, producing the protein MTTLTKALSALAEFCQQSGSSNAITFHRGVEREALRVQASNGRISHQAHPKSLGSTLTHSAITTDYSEALMEFITQVHPSVEGVIQELEDIHHVVNHELGQLDEVLWPASMPCFLEGNEDVPIAYYGESNTGKLKRVYREGLSNRYGRIMQCIAGMHYNFSFDNHFWQFLANYKGRENLTTAEQQKFQSDSYFALIRNFRRNSWLLSLLFGASPAIDSSFLPSKPSSLEELRDHTWYGPQATSLRMSDLGYQNKAQADLYVCYNEVDTYISTIKKALQTPYQKYQDIGTKVNGQYRQLNTNLLQIENEYYSDIRPKRVTRSGEHPSAALQSRGVEYIEVRIMDLDPSSPIGMQASTLYFIDVFLLFCMLRGDERLDAEECNKLRSLQQQIAAHGRDLQKDFDFGHGPVKLADKANNVLEALEEVAHFLVSQTGNMAYLEAVQQQKEKLKDASKLPSAQLLQLCQQHNGYHAAMLKLSKQQQSQWLAQPLSRQLLQTYAEQATASIAEQQRLEAIEEMPFDDFLIGYLEPQ